A segment of the Halovivax limisalsi genome:
CGCACCGCTGCGCAGCCTCGGGAACGCCGCGGCGTTCAAACTGTCGGAGGCGACGGGGGACGCCTGGCTGGACGACGTCCGCGCGTCCGAGCGGGCGGTCCGGCTCGCCGACGAGCGATTCGCCGAGGCGGCCGCGAATCCCGACGGTCGGCCGTTCTTCATGTACGTCCACCTCATGGACCCGCACCTGCCGTTCTACGTCCCGGCGGACCACCGGACGGACGCGGTGCGCCCGCCGGGCTGTGACGACTACGCCGACGAACGCCGGTACCTGGCGTCGCTGATGGATGATCTCTGGGCGATCCGCACCGGTGACCGACGCCTCTCGCCCGACGAGGTGACGTACCTGCGAACGCGCTACGCCGACGAGGTTCGGTACGCCGATCGCGCGGTCGGGCGGTTGCTCGACTCCCTGAACGAGCGCGGATTGTCCGACCGGACCGTGGTCGTGCTCACCGGCGACCACGGCGAACACCTCGGGGAGCGCGTCGTCGCGAGCGACTCCCGCGACGGCGCCGAGGCGACAGAACGAACCCGCGACGGGACGGAGCGGACCCTCCTCGACCATCAGGCGTCGATCCGCCTTCCCCTCTTGCGCGTCCCCCTCGTCGCGCGCTACCCGGGCGTCTTCGACGGCGGGGAGCGGACGGACCTCGTACAACCCCACTACGTGGCGGAGACGGTCCGGGCGCTCGCCGGGCTCGAGTACGATCCGTCGCGGTCGTTGCTACCGGACGACGATCACCGGAGCGTCGCCCGGGCGTCGTACGAGGGCGTCGTGCGATCGCACCCGCCCGACGGCGTCCCGACCGAGAAGCTGTTTCGTCGGCGCCGAACCGCCGTTCTCGGCCGGTGGAAACTCGATCTCGTCGTCGGCGACCGGTCCGGACCGTCGGAGTCGACCGCGACGACCGGAACCGTCGGATCGGCCGGAACGGGCGACAGCGCTCGCTTCCGTGCGAGTCGGATCGACTGGGGCGCGAACGAGGCGGAAACCGTGCCCCTCGACGCGATCCCAGACGACGTCCGAACCCGTCTCGAGGACGCGCTCGGGACGATCGACGCCAGCGCGACGGACGACGCGGAGTCGGCGGACGAGGGAAGCGGCGGTGACGCTGCCGTTGATCGAACCGGATCCGACGCGGGGGACGCCGACGAGCGAGATATCCCCGCCGGCGTCGAAGATCGCCTCTCCCAACTCGGGTACCGGTGACGATGCGTATCTGTCTGCTCTCCGACGGCTACCCGCCGTGGGATGCCGGCGGTGCCCAGACCATCACCGCCCGGCTGGCCGAGGGGTACGTCGACAACGGGCACGACGCACACGTAATCACGACGGTCGACGACCGGGCGGACCGCGGTCGATCGATCGAGAACGGCGTCGTCGTCCATCGGGTGTGGACGCCCCGGCCGCGCTGCGTACTCCCGTACCTCACGCTACGAAATCCGCTGGTCGCCGACGCGCTTCCGGGGCTTCTCACCGACATCGCACCCGACGTCGTCCACGCGCACAACGTCCACTACCTCTCCAACGAGAGCCTCCGAATCGCGGACGAACGCGGCCTCCCCGTCGTGAAGACGTTCCACGACGCGGGAACCGTCTCCTACGGCGAACTCACGACCGTGGCCGACCGCGCCCCTGACGGATTCGCGGACGACGCCGACGCTCCGGCGCTCCCGGACTCGGCGTACAAAGTCTCGCCGGTCGAGCAGGCGCTCGAACAGAAGCTCCGCTACGTCCCGATTCGCAACCCTGCCAACCGTCGCTGCCTCTCCCGGTGCGTCGACGTCGGGATCGCCGTCAGCAGGGCGCTCCGACGAGGACTGGCCGTCAACGGCGTCGACTGTTCGCGGGTGATCCACAACGGAGTCGACGCCGCACGGTTCGATCGCGAAGCGGACGTCGCGGCCCCCGCGGAGGCCGAGTTCCGCCGCCGACACGGGCTCGGCGACGGCCCGTTCGTCTGCTTCGCCGGCCGAACGAGCTACGAGAAGGGCGCGGCCCACCTCGCCGCCGCGTTCGCAGACCTCGTCGAGAACCGAGGAGCCGAAAGCGAGAACGGCCTCACGAACGCACGGCTCCTCGTGACCGGCGACGATAGCTACGTGGCGGACATGCGCCGCATCGCCGGTCCGGCCGCCGATCGCATCGTCGCGACCGGGTGGATCCCCCGACCGGCCCTCCGAACCGCGCTGCGGTCGGCTCGCGTCGTCGCCTCGCCCGCCGTCTACCTCGATCCGTTCCCGACCGTCAACCTCGAGGCGTTCGCGGCCGGGACGCCCGTCGTGACGACGGCGTTCGGCGGCGCGTCCGAACTCGTCGACGACGGCGTCGACGGACGAATCGTCGATCCGCGCGACGTGCGGGCGCTCGCCGACGCGCTCGGGCCGATCCTCGGAGACGCCGATCGCGCGTCCGCCTGCGGGGCTAGCGGCCGCGAGAAGGTTCGCGATCGCTTCACCCTCGACGCGCAGGTCGAGGCGTACCTGGAAGTGCTCGAAGCGGTTCGTTGGGGCCAGAGACCACCCGACGAGGAGGGAACGACGCCTCCTCACGAAAGCAAGTGGTAGCTATTTACAGACGCGCGGTGTCGACGTACGCATGGATTTCGTTCCGAGCCTTCGGTCGACGGAGCAAAGTCGTCGCGCATCGGCGATCGATCCGACCGGTCGAGCGAGCGCATCCGTCGAACGGGGTGACCGGCGGTGACCGACGTCGGCGTCTGGTTCGTCGGCGCTCGGGGGAACATCGCGACGACGGCGATCGTCGGCGCGCTGGCCATCGCCCGGGGCGAAACGGCCACGACGGGGATGGTCACCGAGCGACCGCCCTGCGAGACGCTCGACCTGCCGGACGTCGGCGACCTGACCTTCGCCGGTCACGACATTCGGAATCGCAGCCTCCGCGACGCCGCCGAACGGCTCGAAGCCGGCGGTGGCGTTCCGTCGAACGACACGATAGAGGCGGTCGCGGACGAACTCGAGACGATCGACGAGCGCGTGTGCCGCGGGACGGCGCTGAACTGCGGGCCCCGGGTGAGGGAACTGGCCGACGGTCCCCCGCTCGAGGCGGACCGATCGGTCGCCG
Coding sequences within it:
- a CDS encoding sulfatase is translated as MRGPSGPDPPPSEPNVLLIVVDACRADALGPYGASVFDRRGEPGSDASHRPAETPAAASLAAGGTVFRRAISPAPWTLPSATSLLTGLDPAEHGATSLRYEYDGDRGRRPLQQALSSAGYRTIHLSPKTWIGDWLPQGSGFDRVDEFTGPDHRRFEGGRDVRELSRGVARGPRWYATVIRRALAADAPLRSLGNAAAFKLSEATGDAWLDDVRASERAVRLADERFAEAAANPDGRPFFMYVHLMDPHLPFYVPADHRTDAVRPPGCDDYADERRYLASLMDDLWAIRTGDRRLSPDEVTYLRTRYADEVRYADRAVGRLLDSLNERGLSDRTVVVLTGDHGEHLGERVVASDSRDGAEATERTRDGTERTLLDHQASIRLPLLRVPLVARYPGVFDGGERTDLVQPHYVAETVRALAGLEYDPSRSLLPDDDHRSVARASYEGVVRSHPPDGVPTEKLFRRRRTAVLGRWKLDLVVGDRSGPSESTATTGTVGSAGTGDSARFRASRIDWGANEAETVPLDAIPDDVRTRLEDALGTIDASATDDAESADEGSGGDAAVDRTGSDAGDADERDIPAGVEDRLSQLGYR
- a CDS encoding glycosyltransferase family 4 protein; this translates as MRICLLSDGYPPWDAGGAQTITARLAEGYVDNGHDAHVITTVDDRADRGRSIENGVVVHRVWTPRPRCVLPYLTLRNPLVADALPGLLTDIAPDVVHAHNVHYLSNESLRIADERGLPVVKTFHDAGTVSYGELTTVADRAPDGFADDADAPALPDSAYKVSPVEQALEQKLRYVPIRNPANRRCLSRCVDVGIAVSRALRRGLAVNGVDCSRVIHNGVDAARFDREADVAAPAEAEFRRRHGLGDGPFVCFAGRTSYEKGAAHLAAAFADLVENRGAESENGLTNARLLVTGDDSYVADMRRIAGPAADRIVATGWIPRPALRTALRSARVVASPAVYLDPFPTVNLEAFAAGTPVVTTAFGGASELVDDGVDGRIVDPRDVRALADALGPILGDADRASACGASGREKVRDRFTLDAQVEAYLEVLEAVRWGQRPPDEEGTTPPHESKW